The Mus pahari chromosome 5, PAHARI_EIJ_v1.1, whole genome shotgun sequence genomic sequence gaaataaaaataaatcttttaaactaAGATGATCAGGAAACTGGACTCTCGGGCTTTGAGCTTCCTGAAGAAGGTACAATGCAGTACCTCTAGAGCCTCGGCACACAAATGTGAATTCTCAGGCTGCAGACATACAGTTAGGAGAGTTTGGCAAGTGTGAAGTCCACAGCTCAATCCCCAACGCGGCATAAGCCAGAGACCGAGAAGTCCCGTTCCGGGACAGCGCCTGCAACACAAAATGCTGTTTCGAAGTAAAATAGTACAGTACAATAGTACTACTGGCTAagcagttaatagcacttgctCAGCAGGCTGGTTTCCTGAGTTCAGTACCTCCGACCCTCTTATAAGGTGGAAGCTAGAGCTGACACGGCGCCACTGTGCACGCCCACACAATAAggcgatttaaaaaaaaaaaaagagcgaatATGCATGGTCTTGCCATACCTGTCAAGTTCACAATTTaggtacattaaaaaaacaaaaacaaaaacctttacaGCTTTGCCCACGGGAGACGGGTCTTATACCGCGGACTGGCAGCAGGAGGTCCCAGCGGTTCCTCCCCCACTTCCGCCTCGCAAGGCCCGCCCGCATGGACTCTATCGGAAGAGGCGGGTCTAAGGTGGCTTTACCTCCCACTCCATCCGCGGCCTTGTCAAAGGTTCCGGCTTGCGTGTGCTCTTCAAGTGACGTCACGGAGGGGCGGAGCAAGCCAGTGCGCATGCACGTCAGGCTGTCTTTCCCTGGGCATCTCCACACACCGTCGGGTTTTCACAGTACCGTGTGTGGGGCACGGTAGAGTGCTGGTTTTCTCGCCGCTGGCGGGCAGCCGGAAGGACTTCCTTCGCCTCTCCATCCTACGGCGGAAATGCAAGCCGAGTGTCTTGAAGCAGAGCGCTTCCTTTTGTAACTAGTCTACCACCACGTAGGTATGCGTGGGTACGTGTGGCGGTGGGAGCGTGCCTTCCTACCTGGCTCCTGCCCCAGTTGTAGCCGCTTCTCTTACCTGTGTGTCGCAGGGTGAGGCGGTGGTTACTCCGCACTGTAGCTTACGCTGGTTTGATCAGGCTGCTGTGAGCGCTGTTGGTGGGGATCTGTCTGGGGAGCAGTGGAGCGCTTACTGGCGCTGAAGTTTAGAGCCCAGAGCTCTGTCCCAGTAGGACAGTTTTGGGAGAATTGGTAACTTTTGCCAAAGACTTCCAGTTGCTGTACGGTTTGAATCCCAGAGCATAAATTGCACCAGGTAAAAGTTAGAATCGAAGCCAGAGACAATGTAAATGTGGCTAGAAGCACGATTTCGGAGACTTAAGTCTGCCAGAGAAGTGGGGTGCAGCATTGGTGATCCCATCTTGACAGTATTAACGCTTTCCCCTACCATATTGTTTCTAGGATCTTTCTCAAGTGTTGGGAGCTGAACTGTGTGTGGCTCAGGGAAGGGAACTGTGGCAAGCTAAGGAGGCCGTATGCCATGTAACTTCCAGATCTCATGTCAACACCAAGCCCTCAGCTGCTGGTGGCAGCTGCTCAGCAGACTCTGGGCACGGGCAAGAGAAAATGCCCACCTCGAGCTACCTGCCTTCACCTGGCAGGAGAGGTGCTGGCTGTGTCCCGCGGGCTGAAGCCAGCTGTACTCTATGATTGCAACTCGGCAGGAATATTGGCGCTCCAACGGTATCTGGAGGAACTACAGGGGCTGGGCTTCCTGAAGCCAGGACTTCACATTCTTGAGATTGGAGAGAATAACCTTATCGTCAGTCCTGAGTATGCCTGTCAGCATTTGGAACAGACACTGCTTGGTACCGTAGCTTTCGTGGACGTTTCCCACTCCCAACCTCATCCTTCTGTCCGATCGGTGGACCAGCTCCTGGACTTGAAATCTCTCATAGCTGACGTCATCACACGTTTTCGAGGACTGCAGAAGGATGTGTCTCTGGGAGTCTCCTACAGCAAGCTACATTCCTCAGACTGGAATCTCTGCACTTTATTTGGGATACTCCTGGGATATCCTGTCTCTTACACATTTGACCTGAACCGTGGAGATGACAACTGCTTATCCATGACTCCCCTGCGGGTGTTTACTGCCCGGACTTCATGGCTGCCTGGTCAACCATCAATTCTGCTGTACTCCTTTAGTGTTCCAGAGAGTTTGTTCCCAGCCCTGAGGAACTTTATAAGTGCCTGGGAGAAGGAACTCAGAACCCGATTTAGGGCTCAGAATGCCTTTGCTGACCTCAGCATCTCCTCTGAGGTGGTCACACTTCCTGCTGTGGCCCTCTGAGTTAACTCTGCCCGTTGGGAAAGTATCAGTGAATGTCAGGATGAATGTTGTGTGATCAGTTAAACACATGTGAATGGGGAGTTGTTGGCAGCAGTAGTATGATTTCCATCTTTAAATTAGGAGTTCCTAGGTCCTTAGCAGAGGTGcctgtttatttttcattgaatAAGAGAAGAATGGGAAAAGGAGCATTGTGGATACACGAGTGTACCCTTGGATGGTGGCCTCTCCTAGTGGATAGTGCCTTAGAGGGAAGGAGAATGACTAGGTAATTTCTATGTACAGAACTCTAACTGAAGTAGGGTATGAGACAATGATGTTTAAAGGTTATACTTGCAGGTTATTTCTCAGGAATACACAGTTCTAAAGAGTAGTCTTGTGAGATAAAGTTTATTTACAACatggtgaaaaaaataaaactaagagtcCGGATTCATTTGGAGGGAAACCCAAGTTATAAAGTATCAGAATTCAAGTTTTTCATGGAGTTGTCTGCGTCTGAGCTTTACTTCAGATAGATGTCAGAAGCTCTTCAGATGACCAGGTTGGCTTTGTTTGCCAGGAACACTGCCAGTGCTGTAGCAATCACCACCATCAGCACTGGGAGCCATTGACCACACTGCAGCTGTatgggaggaggtggagacaggagagagctgCTATGAGTTAGCTGGAGAAAATATGGGCAAGAATAGTCCTTGGCATTTTAACCCAGTAGAAGACCTCACACTGGTGGCAGAAagggcttttttttctcttcggTGTCTCCCTCACTTTT encodes the following:
- the C5H1orf74 gene encoding UPF0739 protein C1orf74 homolog; this encodes MSTPSPQLLVAAAQQTLGTGKRKCPPRATCLHLAGEVLAVSRGLKPAVLYDCNSAGILALQRYLEELQGLGFLKPGLHILEIGENNLIVSPEYACQHLEQTLLGTVAFVDVSHSQPHPSVRSVDQLLDLKSLIADVITRFRGLQKDVSLGVSYSKLHSSDWNLCTLFGILLGYPVSYTFDLNRGDDNCLSMTPLRVFTARTSWLPGQPSILLYSFSVPESLFPALRNFISAWEKELRTRFRAQNAFADLSISSEVVTLPAVAL